A genome region from Gopherus evgoodei ecotype Sinaloan lineage unplaced genomic scaffold, rGopEvg1_v1.p scaffold_35_arrow_ctg1, whole genome shotgun sequence includes the following:
- the LOC115641685 gene encoding galactoside 2-alpha-L-fucosyltransferase 2-like — MPKDGPDCTSLNHRQRKGTFCLSTDKEPETSPPLHMAWELLSRRRARVVPLLLLGAMKSLIFWVCVRQVLFIFLYLLTVLGITLFLQLQSQSPSQGQRISSSSDQQQLSPTDQGIWTVNSIGRLGNQMGEYATLYALAKMNRRQAYILPEMHQQLAPLFRITLPVLSSNMVQNIPWKDYELHDWMSEEYRHIEGKYVRLTGYPCSWTFYHHLRQEILQEFSFHNHVKEEANQYLAGLRGQRRNVTYVGVHIRSGDYIWVMPQVWKGVVADKAYLEKAMGYFRAKYQEPVFVVTSNGMDWCRENIDASRGDVYFSGEGKESSPGRDFALLAHCNHTIMTIGTFGIWAGYLAGGETVYLANYTLPDSPFLKIFKPEAAFLPEWIGINADLSPLQSETSG; from the exons atgcctaaggatggccccgACTGCACTAGTCTCAACCATCGCCAGcggaaaggcaccttctgtctgtcCACAGACAAAGAGCCGGAGACATCACCTCCTTTACACATGGCTTGGGAGCTCCTTTCTCGACGGAGG GCCAGGGTCGTGCCCCTGCTGCTTCTTGGAGCCATGAAATCCCTGATCTTTTGGGTCTGTGTCCGACAAGTCCTCTTTATCTTCCTGTACCTGTTGACTGTTCTGGGCATCACTCTCTTCCTACAGCTGCAGAGTCAGTCCCCCAGCCAGGGGCAGAGGATCTCCTCTTCCAGTGACCAACAGCAACTCTCACCCACAGATCAGGGCATATGGACCGTGAACTCCATCGGGCGCCTGGGGAACCAGATGGGGGAATACGCCACCCTCTACGCCCTGGCCAAGATGAACAGGCGCCAGGCCTACATCCTCCCAGAGATGCACCAGCAGCTGGCACCGCTCTTCCGCATCACCCTGCCCGTGCTCTCCAGCAACATGGTCCAGAACATCCCATGGAAGGATTATGAGCTCCACGACTGGATGTCGGAGGAGTACAGGCACATCGAGGGGAAATACGTCCGGCTGACGGGCTACCCCTGCTCCTGGACCTTCTACCACCACCTCCGGCAGGAGATCCTCCAGGAATTCTCTTTCCACAACCACGTCAAGGAGGAGGCCAACCAGTACCTGGCCGGGCTGCGCGGGCAGCGCCGGAATGTGACCTATGTGGGAGTCCACATCCGGAGTGGGGACTACATCTGGGTGATGCCCCAGGTCTGGAAGGGGGTTGTGGCAGACAAGGCCTACCTGGAGAAGGCCATGGGCTACTTCCGGGCCAAGTACCAGGAGCCGGTCTTCGTGGTGACCAGCAACGGGATGGACTGGTGCCGGGAGAACATCGACGCCTCGCGGGGGGACGTGTATTTctcaggggaagggaaagagtcATCACCAGGGAGGGACTTTGCTCTTTTGGCCCATTGCAACCACACAATCATGACCATTGGGACGTTCGGCATTTGGGCCGGTTACCTGGCTGGGGGGGAGACCGTCTACTTGGCCAACTACACCCTCCCCGACTCTCCCTTCCTCAAGATCTTCAAGCCTGAGGCCGCCTTCCTGCCCGAGTGGATCGGGATCAACGCTGATCTCTCCCCCCTGCAGAGTGAGACATCTGGCTAA